A single Vigna radiata var. radiata cultivar VC1973A chromosome 8, Vradiata_ver6, whole genome shotgun sequence DNA region contains:
- the LOC106771145 gene encoding protein SAR DEFICIENT 4, producing MAVTNKDESSIPNASSSPIFISADSLCSILTHQTLINHFRSTLPQASAVLQTTIRQHYPLSSSSSLLLMPCWPSSPSLPYVGVKLVTHFPQNSALNLPGVQGSYVLFSSTTGQTLASMDSTELTLYRTSCVSGLASKYLARQDSQVLVMVGAGALAPHLIKAHLSAVPSLRKVFIWNRTVEKATALADKLKENGEFAGVSFEGCGCLDEVVGLGDIVSCATNSEKPLVKGERLKAGAHLDLVGSFKPSMMECDDEAIRRGRVFVDNEAAIVEAGELVGAFERGVIKKDEIRGCLVELVRGDKIGRTSSDHITVFKSVGSAVVDMIAAQLVYETYIRS from the coding sequence ATGGCTGTCACCAACAAAGATGAAAGCAGCATCCCCAATGCATCTTCTTCTCCGATCTTCATATCCGCAGATAGCTTATGCAGTATCCTCACCCACCAAACTCTGATAAACCATTTCCGATCCACACTCCCCCAAGCCTCAGCCGTTCTCCAAACCACAATTCGCCAACACTAccctctctcttcttcttcctcccttcTCCTCATGCCCTGTTGGCCCTCTTCCCCGTCTCTCCCTTACGTCGGCGTCAAACTTGTCACCCATTTTCCGCAAAACTCCGCTCTCAATTTACCCGGCGTGCAGGGAAGCTATGTCCTTTTCAGTTCCACCACTGGCCAAACCCTAGCTTCCATGGATTCCACCGAACTCACCCTTTACCGAACATCATGCGTATCTGGCTTGGCTTCCAAATACCTCGCCAGACAAGACAGCCAGGTTCTGGTTATGGTTGGCGCGGGTGCCCTGGCACCGCACTTGATTAAAGCCCATCTTTCCGCCGTACCCAGTTTGAGAAAAGTTTTCATCTGGAACAGAACTGTGGAAAAGGCAACCGCTTTGGCCGACAAACTTAAGGAAAATGGAGAGTTTGCTGGGGTGAGTTTTGAGGGTTGTGGCTGTTTGGACGAGGTTGTCGGATTGGGGGACATTGTGAGTTGTGCGACGAATTCCGAGAAACCCCTTGTGAAGGGGGAGAGGTTAAAGGCTGGGGCTCATTTGGATTTGGTGGGTTCCTTCAAGCCTTCAATGATGGAGTGTGATGACGAAGCCATAAGGAGGGGAAGGGTGTTCGTTGACAATGAGGCCGCGATAGTTGAAGCAGGAGAGCTGGTGGGGGCTTTTGAGAGAGGGGTCATCAAGAAAGATGAGATTAGAGGGTGTTTGGTGGAGCTTGTGAGAGGTGACAAGATTGGGAGAACCAGTTCTGACCACATAACTGTGTTCAAGTCTGTTGGTTCTGCTGTTGTAGATATGATCGCTGCACAGCTGGTGTATGAGACTTACATAAGGAGCTAG